One Fuerstiella marisgermanici DNA window includes the following coding sequences:
- a CDS encoding peroxidase family protein, whose product MLFRKPNRRRKMNKKASGVSAVESVEDRLLLSAGSLLMPDAPPEARIAPQPDAGLNEDNNSEEPGRERRRHHDHRGPNRGADRVRRDEAPENNNGSGVGTVEEESEAVDENVDATETEDNSTLETGDTDTQNSTDDAVDEAAVEPEAVTVTETEMIMTSVDATDVDNVDAEDSIAAESDVVLQWNNLFGDLLIADNINQNPGYASRSMAMLNVAIYDAVSIAAGNPDSIFYDYDSDILNTSGSVSADVVASQAAHTVLSSLYPNQQAMIDAFLDSVIAENPDADASIALGTAIGNSIVATRADDGWDATDVYVGTDAVGSFQVDPLNPDVPVWGPVWGELETFAISSTDDFAPHTTPPLSSEDYADSYNEVLELGSVDSTVRTADQTEAGLFWAYDREGLGTPLSLYNDVLIQIASQEGNSFEQNAALFARASVAMADAAIVAWDTKFSEEFWRPITAIHAGDNDGNPLTEGDTEWTALGAPDGDSDIVGFTPQFPTYISGHATFGGALFGTLQDFYGTDDISFELTSTELEILLADPDLQAAYGLDLDDATRSFDSFSEAMAENGRSRVYLGIHFDFDDLVGQEVGQSVAAAVAAEFDALGVASPVTGASEFASIDGTGNNIDNPELGSTNTQLLRLADADYGDGVSSPAGEDRPSAREVSNVIAAAETSETNDRYLTDIFWVWGQFIDHDIDLTGTALDDEGNPEQSIPIEVPAGDVFFDPTATGEAVIDFSRSAYVEGDDGVREQVNQITAFIDGSVIYGSDEERAAELRTFEGGLLKTSEGDLLPYNEAGLDNAGGPFDSLFLAGDVRANENVALTAMQTIWVREHNRIATELAAENPDLTDEELYQQARQIVSAELQAITFNEFLPALFGTDAISNYAGYDSTVDPSIANEFSTAAYRFGHTLLSSELLRLDENGDVADEGNLALLNAFFNPGELEENGIDSLLRGATVNVAQELDNEVVDDIRNFLFGAPGSGGFDLASLNIQRGRDHGLADYNSTRVALGLDAVESFSDISSDPEVAAKLEDLYGTVDNIDLWVGGLAEDHLPGSSMGETFSMIIIDQFERLRDGDRFWYENVFSGDELAEIDGTTLADVIERNTNITGLQDTVFFAPTVARLDLAEIGSDDVTIQAVDGNLEVVDNQSQTVVSSQSLADMERIMVVGLNGQADRIVVEGLTAADLPGGISIESGDDAGDTLVVGGTANTDHIAISSELIDVNGLAMEMTGAWRVVIVATDSVGNVHVSDDVNFRVDIVDGTGDDHDDHSREDHRPDDRREREIAKREKFGRAVRVPSAREECESAQPPETPKRIAQRAQRRSVPTAAAEENSVQSMSALDPFFAAGNLDDLSGNAEQRRR is encoded by the coding sequence ATGCTGTTTCGAAAACCAAACCGTCGTCGCAAAATGAACAAGAAGGCATCAGGGGTTTCGGCTGTGGAGTCGGTTGAAGATCGGCTGCTGCTGTCCGCGGGTTCGCTGCTCATGCCTGACGCCCCCCCCGAAGCCCGAATTGCACCCCAGCCAGATGCAGGCTTGAATGAGGACAACAACTCTGAAGAACCCGGTCGTGAACGGCGGCGGCATCACGATCACCGAGGTCCAAACCGCGGCGCGGATCGTGTACGTCGGGACGAGGCCCCGGAAAACAACAACGGGTCCGGCGTCGGGACCGTCGAAGAAGAAAGCGAAGCTGTCGATGAGAATGTCGATGCGACGGAGACCGAAGACAACTCAACGTTGGAAACTGGTGACACCGACACTCAGAATTCAACAGACGATGCTGTCGATGAGGCGGCCGTAGAACCCGAGGCTGTTACGGTCACTGAAACAGAAATGATTATGACGTCGGTCGATGCGACGGACGTCGACAATGTCGATGCCGAAGATTCGATCGCTGCGGAAAGCGACGTTGTTCTGCAGTGGAATAATCTCTTCGGCGACTTACTGATCGCCGACAACATTAATCAGAATCCCGGCTACGCGTCGCGATCGATGGCCATGTTGAATGTGGCGATCTACGACGCTGTCTCCATCGCGGCGGGAAACCCTGACAGCATTTTCTATGATTACGACAGCGATATCCTGAACACGTCTGGAAGCGTTTCGGCCGATGTCGTCGCGTCTCAAGCGGCTCACACAGTGCTCAGTTCGCTCTACCCGAATCAGCAGGCCATGATCGACGCGTTTCTTGACAGTGTCATCGCGGAAAACCCCGACGCGGATGCCAGCATCGCTTTGGGAACTGCAATTGGCAACAGCATTGTCGCGACTCGAGCCGACGACGGTTGGGATGCGACGGACGTCTACGTGGGCACGGACGCTGTCGGATCTTTTCAGGTGGATCCGCTGAATCCCGACGTTCCGGTTTGGGGGCCTGTCTGGGGCGAACTTGAAACGTTTGCGATTTCATCCACGGATGACTTCGCTCCGCACACAACTCCACCGCTGTCCAGTGAAGATTACGCTGATTCGTACAACGAAGTTTTGGAACTTGGCTCTGTCGACAGTACCGTACGCACGGCGGACCAGACTGAGGCTGGACTTTTCTGGGCCTACGATCGCGAGGGACTGGGGACGCCGCTATCACTGTACAACGACGTGCTGATACAGATCGCCAGTCAGGAAGGCAATAGCTTTGAGCAAAACGCCGCTTTGTTCGCTCGGGCTTCGGTCGCCATGGCTGACGCCGCCATTGTGGCCTGGGACACGAAGTTCAGCGAAGAGTTCTGGCGTCCAATTACGGCCATCCATGCCGGTGACAACGACGGTAACCCGCTGACCGAAGGCGACACCGAATGGACCGCTTTGGGGGCTCCCGATGGCGATAGCGATATCGTTGGGTTCACTCCTCAGTTTCCGACTTATATTTCCGGCCATGCCACCTTTGGCGGAGCGTTGTTCGGGACGCTTCAGGATTTCTATGGAACGGATGACATTTCCTTTGAGCTGACCTCCACCGAATTGGAAATCCTGCTTGCAGATCCCGATCTGCAGGCCGCTTATGGACTGGATCTGGACGACGCGACTCGGTCTTTTGATTCGTTCAGCGAAGCGATGGCGGAAAACGGACGTAGCCGAGTTTACCTGGGTATTCACTTCGACTTCGATGACCTTGTCGGTCAGGAAGTTGGTCAGTCTGTTGCCGCTGCCGTCGCTGCTGAATTCGATGCACTTGGTGTCGCATCCCCAGTTACGGGTGCGAGTGAGTTTGCATCGATTGATGGCACAGGCAACAACATCGACAACCCGGAACTCGGCAGCACCAACACCCAGTTGCTGAGGCTGGCTGACGCAGACTACGGCGACGGTGTGTCGAGTCCCGCCGGAGAAGATCGGCCGAGTGCTCGCGAAGTCAGTAACGTGATCGCTGCCGCAGAAACATCCGAAACGAACGATCGATACCTGACAGATATTTTCTGGGTGTGGGGCCAGTTCATCGATCACGACATCGATCTGACCGGAACCGCGTTGGATGATGAGGGGAATCCAGAGCAATCGATTCCGATTGAAGTGCCAGCCGGAGATGTGTTCTTCGACCCTACTGCGACTGGTGAGGCCGTGATCGACTTCAGCCGCTCTGCTTATGTTGAAGGGGATGACGGCGTTCGCGAGCAGGTGAATCAGATTACCGCGTTTATTGACGGCTCAGTGATCTACGGTTCTGATGAAGAGCGGGCTGCCGAGCTGCGAACATTCGAAGGCGGACTGCTGAAGACCAGCGAAGGCGATCTACTGCCCTACAACGAAGCAGGACTCGACAACGCGGGTGGCCCTTTTGATTCGCTGTTTTTGGCCGGTGACGTTAGAGCCAACGAAAACGTCGCTCTCACCGCCATGCAGACGATCTGGGTGCGCGAACACAATCGCATTGCCACAGAGTTGGCCGCCGAGAACCCGGATCTGACCGACGAAGAACTGTACCAACAGGCACGGCAGATCGTCAGCGCTGAGTTGCAGGCGATTACCTTTAATGAATTCCTGCCAGCACTGTTCGGAACCGACGCCATCAGCAACTACGCAGGCTACGATTCCACGGTCGATCCAAGTATCGCGAATGAATTTTCAACAGCAGCATATCGTTTTGGGCACACGCTGTTGTCTTCTGAATTGCTGCGGCTTGACGAAAACGGCGACGTGGCCGACGAAGGCAATCTTGCCCTGTTGAACGCGTTCTTCAATCCAGGCGAACTGGAAGAAAACGGAATTGATTCGCTTCTGCGTGGAGCAACAGTAAACGTCGCTCAGGAACTGGACAACGAAGTCGTGGATGACATTCGCAACTTCCTGTTCGGTGCACCGGGATCGGGCGGATTCGACCTGGCGTCGCTAAATATCCAACGCGGCCGCGACCACGGCTTGGCCGACTACAATTCCACCCGAGTTGCGTTGGGGCTGGATGCTGTGGAAAGCTTTTCTGACATCTCGTCCGACCCGGAAGTCGCTGCGAAGCTGGAAGACCTGTACGGCACGGTCGACAACATCGACCTGTGGGTGGGCGGTCTTGCCGAAGATCATTTGCCGGGATCCAGCATGGGGGAAACATTCTCGATGATCATCATTGATCAGTTCGAACGGCTCCGCGATGGCGATCGATTCTGGTACGAGAACGTGTTCTCAGGCGACGAGCTGGCCGAAATCGATGGTACGACTCTGGCTGATGTGATCGAACGCAACACGAATATCACCGGCCTGCAGGACACCGTGTTTTTTGCCCCGACTGTGGCCCGTCTGGACCTCGCCGAAATAGGGTCTGACGACGTCACGATTCAAGCTGTCGATGGCAACCTTGAAGTCGTTGATAATCAATCCCAGACAGTGGTCAGTAGTCAGTCACTGGCCGATATGGAACGCATCATGGTGGTGGGCTTGAACGGTCAGGCCGACCGGATTGTGGTCGAAGGTCTGACTGCGGCCGACTTGCCTGGTGGGATCTCGATCGAAAGTGGCGACGATGCAGGTGACACGCTTGTTGTTGGCGGCACGGCGAATACCGATCACATTGCCATCAGCAGCGAACTCATTGACGTCAACGGGCTGGCCATGGAAATGACGGGGGCCTGGCGAGTTGTCATAGTGGCCACCGACAGTGTAGGCAACGTGCACGTCTCGGATGATGTGAACTTCCGAGTGGATATCGTCGATGGCACTGGCGACGACCATGACGACCATTCGCGGGAAGACCATCGGCCGGATGATCGTCGTGAGAGGGAAATCGCGAAACGCGAGAAGTTTGGCCGTGCCGTTCGTGTGCCGTCGGCCCGTGAAGAGTGTGAATCGGCTCAGCCCCCCGAAACTCCAAAGCGGATTGCACAACGCGCTCAGCGGCGATCAGTGCCGACTGCTGCTGCCGAAGAGAATTCTGTGCAATCGATGAGTGCCCTCGATCCGTTTTTCGCCGCTGGTAACCTCGACGATCTATCGGGCAATGCTGAACAACGACGCAGGTAG
- a CDS encoding tetratricopeptide repeat protein has translation MPNLAITISPNQAVAASDENDTSTPHDAPWLAEWSVDGSSVGQAIELQADAVKSVRDFAKQFERVFGRTTADGFGVRPLFPNGVLNDLGNRLLDIAGGDLRDQLNAHLDESVDADRRLVIRSEQSEALNLPWELLPLGNGGTAVGCDKRWAVYRTPIGESAVPEPSPAGPLRILFMAASPIDQKPLDYEKEEDTILTAVTTLEGARIFVGEMGSLEELKSLIKQVKPQIVHLSGHGKLQDNGIGTFCFEGERGETDPRSAADLVPILKQSGVQCVFLNACETAQADVAGFCQSLVKAGLPLAVGWAAPVADDLATVFAETFYREILGGEAIPAAMALARLKIEREGRRSATAQEPESQDATFVLPQLYCATPGENPPIDRLFDASLPEKDYRGPETRYETLPNGVIGLRHGFIGRRREQQTLIPPLRDGNITVVLLTGIGGQGKSTLCTRVANRLESTGFHIVSVKFERQKARGVEETAADCGARVVQTLLNDLRLAFLAGGALSKDKATEIFNDPDLDDGTKLQMAVVWLNDRQCDSKLLIVLDNLEDVLDFDTLQIVDPALAAFYQKLTSGLRRGSRAFITSRYIPDDTPRNDQSVRITEGLGDFEEHQILKFFNRDATVAKRIRNGELPMSLVRKAAPLVSGTPRFLDVVRGLLKKFTAAELNVELESLAAGFAQHPDHAPGQLEAERDKYLTDILGPTLFDRMSDGARTLLCRLSVSQLPLPLDGLELLLGDQSAALDDAISLAEDYGLLTQLPDADGPTLYHTPSLWHGWLTHPDRLSATDTTAVHLSLAEFWQDAYKRDREPELRVSITAELESCRHHAAAADAVELCRWSSLHLSRQHYRVSSFKEARRIMLQVREFIETRGLPKTEFNAECLHHLANVEESLSNWKEARQLYEDALACEFSDSGADQKEHASVLANLACVEMNEGEYSGARKKYARAQGILQQIGDRAGEAGTWHQLASIDLNEGDYAGAREKFGRSLDIRQQIGDRSGEAATWHGLASIDVNEGDYAGARENFGRSLEINQQIGNRVGEAGTWHQLASIDLNEGDYAGAREKFGRSLEIEQQIGNRAGEAATWHGLATIDLREDDYAGAREKFGRSLEIEQQIGDRSGEAGTWHQLATIDLKEGDYASAREKCVRSLEIEQQIGNRAGEAATIYQIGATAWGREKHRTAVLLMSIAYQILAAIGSAYAKPVMKNLSFASQQLRLDQAGFDQLMLEAAAEFKRDRCKSLIDDVFS, from the coding sequence ATGCCAAACCTTGCCATTACGATCAGCCCGAACCAGGCTGTTGCCGCTTCAGATGAAAACGACACTTCAACGCCGCACGATGCACCGTGGCTGGCCGAGTGGTCCGTTGACGGAAGTTCCGTCGGTCAAGCAATCGAACTGCAGGCGGATGCGGTCAAGTCGGTCCGAGACTTCGCGAAGCAGTTCGAACGTGTCTTTGGCCGCACGACGGCCGATGGTTTTGGCGTCCGTCCATTATTTCCCAACGGGGTTCTCAACGACCTGGGAAATCGACTGCTGGACATTGCCGGGGGCGATCTGCGAGACCAGTTGAACGCACACTTGGACGAGTCAGTAGACGCGGACCGCCGATTGGTCATTCGTTCTGAACAGTCCGAAGCTTTGAATCTGCCGTGGGAACTGCTTCCTTTGGGCAACGGCGGTACAGCAGTTGGCTGCGACAAACGCTGGGCCGTTTATCGGACTCCGATCGGCGAATCTGCTGTTCCGGAACCGTCACCAGCGGGGCCACTGCGAATTTTATTCATGGCCGCATCGCCAATTGATCAAAAGCCGCTGGACTACGAAAAAGAAGAAGACACCATTCTGACCGCCGTAACCACGCTGGAGGGAGCTCGCATCTTTGTCGGCGAAATGGGCAGTCTGGAAGAACTCAAGTCACTGATTAAGCAGGTTAAACCGCAGATCGTGCATCTGTCGGGGCACGGCAAACTTCAGGACAACGGTATAGGCACGTTTTGTTTCGAAGGCGAACGAGGCGAAACCGATCCCAGGTCGGCGGCTGATCTGGTGCCGATTCTGAAACAAAGCGGCGTGCAGTGCGTCTTTCTGAATGCCTGCGAGACCGCTCAGGCAGACGTCGCAGGTTTCTGCCAGTCGCTGGTGAAAGCGGGATTGCCACTGGCCGTTGGCTGGGCGGCTCCGGTGGCTGACGATCTGGCGACAGTGTTTGCCGAAACCTTTTATCGAGAAATCCTAGGCGGCGAAGCCATTCCGGCGGCAATGGCGTTGGCTCGGTTGAAGATCGAACGCGAAGGTCGCCGATCTGCCACCGCACAAGAACCGGAATCTCAGGATGCCACCTTCGTGCTGCCGCAGTTGTATTGTGCCACACCCGGTGAAAATCCCCCCATTGATCGGCTGTTTGATGCCAGCCTGCCAGAAAAAGACTATCGCGGCCCCGAAACACGTTACGAAACACTGCCCAACGGCGTGATCGGACTGCGACATGGATTCATCGGCCGTCGACGCGAACAGCAGACGTTGATTCCGCCACTTCGAGACGGAAACATCACCGTGGTGCTGCTGACGGGCATTGGCGGCCAGGGCAAAAGCACGCTGTGTACTCGAGTGGCCAATCGATTGGAATCCACCGGCTTCCACATCGTGTCTGTCAAGTTCGAACGGCAAAAGGCTCGTGGGGTTGAAGAAACAGCGGCCGACTGTGGTGCTCGCGTGGTGCAGACACTGTTGAACGATCTGCGTCTGGCATTCCTTGCGGGCGGTGCCTTATCCAAAGACAAGGCGACCGAGATTTTTAACGATCCCGATCTGGACGACGGCACCAAACTGCAGATGGCGGTTGTGTGGCTGAATGATCGCCAGTGTGATTCAAAACTGCTGATCGTGCTGGACAACCTGGAAGACGTGCTGGACTTCGACACCCTGCAGATTGTCGATCCGGCTTTGGCGGCTTTTTACCAAAAACTCACGTCTGGTTTGCGGCGAGGTTCGCGAGCGTTCATCACATCACGATACATTCCCGATGACACACCACGGAATGATCAGAGTGTTCGCATCACCGAAGGACTGGGTGATTTTGAAGAGCATCAGATTCTGAAATTCTTCAACCGAGATGCCACGGTTGCGAAACGCATTCGCAATGGCGAATTGCCCATGAGTCTGGTGCGGAAGGCGGCTCCTTTGGTCAGCGGGACGCCTCGGTTTCTGGATGTGGTCCGCGGACTCCTGAAAAAGTTCACCGCTGCAGAACTGAATGTCGAGCTGGAATCCCTGGCCGCAGGTTTCGCTCAACATCCGGACCATGCACCCGGCCAATTAGAAGCGGAACGCGACAAATATTTGACCGACATTCTGGGGCCAACACTGTTCGACCGCATGTCCGACGGTGCTCGCACACTGCTGTGTCGACTATCAGTAAGCCAACTGCCATTGCCACTGGACGGACTGGAATTGCTGCTGGGTGATCAATCGGCAGCATTGGACGATGCGATTTCCCTGGCGGAAGACTATGGGCTGCTAACTCAGTTGCCGGACGCTGACGGGCCCACGCTGTACCACACACCCTCCCTGTGGCACGGTTGGCTGACACACCCCGACCGTCTTTCTGCCACAGACACCACTGCTGTCCACCTTTCACTGGCCGAATTTTGGCAGGACGCCTACAAACGAGACCGCGAACCCGAGCTGCGAGTGTCCATAACCGCAGAACTGGAATCGTGCCGCCACCACGCAGCCGCGGCTGATGCGGTGGAGTTGTGCCGCTGGTCGAGTCTGCATCTCTCACGGCAGCACTATCGCGTGTCAAGCTTTAAAGAAGCCCGCCGCATCATGCTGCAGGTCCGCGAATTCATCGAAACCCGCGGTTTGCCGAAAACCGAGTTCAACGCAGAATGCCTTCATCATCTCGCCAACGTTGAGGAATCGCTGTCCAACTGGAAGGAAGCCCGGCAGTTGTACGAAGATGCACTGGCGTGCGAATTCAGTGATTCAGGAGCGGACCAGAAAGAACATGCATCCGTGTTGGCAAACCTCGCCTGTGTGGAGATGAATGAAGGAGAGTACTCGGGCGCGCGGAAGAAATATGCCCGAGCCCAAGGGATTTTGCAGCAAATCGGAGACCGCGCCGGCGAGGCCGGGACGTGGCATCAATTGGCGAGCATCGACCTCAACGAAGGCGATTACGCGGGTGCCCGCGAGAAGTTTGGTAGATCACTCGACATCAGGCAGCAAATCGGAGACCGCTCCGGCGAGGCCGCGACGTGGCATGGGTTGGCGTCCATCGACGTGAACGAAGGCGATTACGCGGGTGCCCGCGAGAACTTTGGTAGATCACTCGAAATTAATCAGCAAATCGGAAACCGCGTTGGCGAGGCCGGAACGTGGCATCAGTTGGCGAGCATCGACCTCAACGAAGGTGATTACGCGGGTGCCCGCGAGAAGTTTGGCCGATCACTCGAAATCGAGCAGCAAATCGGAAACCGCGCCGGCGAGGCCGCGACGTGGCATGGGTTGGCGACCATCGACCTTCGCGAAGACGATTACGCGGGTGCCCGGGAGAAGTTTGGCCGATCACTCGAAATCGAGCAGCAAATCGGAGACCGCTCCGGCGAGGCCGGAACGTGGCATCAGTTGGCGACCATCGACCTGAAAGAAGGCGATTACGCGAGTGCCCGCGAGAAGTGTGTCCGATCACTTGAAATCGAGCAGCAAATCGGAAACCGCGCTGGCGAGGCTGCGACGATCTATCAGATCGGTGCAACTGCCTGGGGGCGTGAGAAGCATCGGACAGCCGTGCTGCTAATGAGCATTGCCTATCAAATTCTGGCAGCGATCGGATCTGCCTATGCAAAACCTGTCATGAAAAATTTGTCGTTTGCCTCTCAACAACTGCGGCTCGATCAAGCAGGCTTCGATCAACTCATGCTGGAAGCCGCCGCTGAATTTAAACGTGATCGCTGCAAATCACTGATTGACGATGTGTTTTCTTGA